CGTTTCCGCTATGGGACATATTGCAGATTGTTCCCCGGCCGGCTTCCGCCAACCAGCTCGATGCGCGCCCTTCCCGCCACGAAGACGCGATCAGCCGACGCCCCTGGGCGGACGCTGGGCAGCGGCGCCCTGGTGGTCCACGTATTCGTGCCGGGGTCGTAGACGCTGGTGGTCCGGACCTGGGTCGTCGTGCCATCCCCGTTCGATCGGTAGCCACCAATCAGGTACAGCCTGGCCCCGAGCGTCGCCGAGGCGGCGCCCCCGCGGACGGCGACCGTGGTCTCCCTCGGGGTCCACGCGTCCGTCAGCGGGTCATAGACGTACAGGGTCTTGGACCCGGGCACGCCGATGTAGATCTTCTTGTTGATGGTGCCGCCCTGCAGGCGCTCACGGTACCAGATGATGGCGGGTGGGGTGGCGAGCGG
The Gemmatimonadales bacterium genome window above contains:
- a CDS encoding kelch repeat-containing protein, which gives rise to DTWATKRYMPTFGLNGVTAAIDGRLYVVTSCQDSDWCSAPNKWLLRYDPLTDTWTPLATPPAIIWYRERLQGGTINKKIYIGVPGSKTLYVYDPLTDAWTPRETTVAVRGGAASATLGARLYLIGGYRSNGDGTTTQVRTTSVYDPGTNTWTTRAPLPSVRPGASADRVFVAGRARIELVGGSRPGNNLQYVP